The DNA segment atttattttgatcgAGTTCGATGTTTTAGTGTGTGCGGATCTGGTAAAGGGCGCCAAGGACAAGGCGCTGACTGTTAAGGGACCCGTGAGGATGCCCACCAAGGTGCTTAACATTACCACCCGGAAATCTCCGTGCGGTGAAGGTACTGCAACCTCTCTTCTAGTTCGAGTTTGCCCTAATCATTTATAGTATATTTGTTTCTGTGTGGCTATGATAATACAGTATTCTGATAGTGGTTAAGAAGACTTGCATTCTTCATTAATACATGTATCTATAtcacttcatttctttcaaatacgaaattttagtttttcttttttcaTAAGAGATTTGTAGGAAAACATGGCCACTTTACCCTAGAAATCAGCAAGCCTTCTTAAAATTTTCAACAGTAATATTGAGTCACTTTGGATTTAATTATCTTCGTACGTATCATGGAAATTCTGTGTAGTTAGATGTTCCTTATTTCAccagaaaaaaaaaaaccaagctCTCAAAAACTCATATTGAAGTATTGGTTCAGGTTTATATTTGAATTATCATCATTAATTTGTTTGCTATTTGAGTCTTAACTGTTTGGACATGAAGTTTTGTGGATACTTATTTCACCAGAATGCCATTAGGATGGCTACGGGATACCTGTAACAGATGGATTGAGTCAGGCTAAACTGCTTATTGACTTTCTGTCAGAGTCTGCAATCTTACTATATGATTGTGAAAACGATGATCAATAACAAACAAATTACTATCCTAGTTTCATTATTGGTAGCCCATGTATTTTGTTGTTTGATATTTCTGCAATTTTTTGTAAAACACTTGCCTTTTGGAAGAGGAACTTGACCAGAAACTCATTAttctaggaaccaatacatgGGATCGGTTTGAGCTCCGGGTACACAAGAGGGTAATTGATCTTTGCAGCTCTCCTGAAGTAGTGAAGCAGATCACCTCCATTACAATTGAGCCTGGTGTTGAGGTTGAAGTGACAATTGCAGAATCATGAGCCTAGTCTGTTAAATCCAATTTCAAGGCCATTTGCCTTCTCTTATTTACTATAAATTGGCACGTACATGAATACCATCTATCGGCTAGATTATTATGCCACAATTTGTAGTTCAGaagcttctcttctttctttaggagCTGTTTGATCTCTCAAACTTGAATGCTTGcttcggtttttttttttttcatttgatcTCTCGAACTTGTAGATTTTTATTCATGCTTCTGATAGTGTACTAAATATCCATTGCACAGCAAGTATAAGTGTTATCTAGTAGAGTTTGATATAAAAGCTAATTCATGTGTTTTTGGAAGCCAAACAATTCTATTAGCCTCTTTGCTCATCGGaggaattaaattatttttataaataggcAATTATGGTAGGTACATACTGTTGGTTCAATTAATTTTAATcatgaaaattattattttaaatatgtaATTGAGTTTATATTTATACTTGTAATTTTCAGCACGTTACGTATATTTTTTGCACGTTAAGAGTCAGCACTTTTCTGAAAACCAAGGTGCTACTTTTCTCAAAATTTGAATCAGCGTACGCAAGCAACAATTCACATTAAGCAACAACTGATGGTGCATTATGATGACTTGTGGACGTTACGTAAGGTGAGGAGTGTCAGTTAAACTACTTTTGTGCGAACGAGAGGAACAC comes from the Zingiber officinale cultivar Zhangliang unplaced genomic scaffold, Zo_v1.1 ctg125, whole genome shotgun sequence genome and includes:
- the LOC122035877 gene encoding 40S ribosomal protein S20-1-like translates to MATAYAAAKPTKIGLEEPREELNRIRITLSSKNVKNLEKVCADLVKGAKDKALTVKGPVRMPTKVLNITTRKSPCGEGTNTWDRFELRVHKRVIDLCSSPEVVKQITSITIEPGVEVEVTIAES